The proteins below are encoded in one region of Pyxidicoccus trucidator:
- a CDS encoding alpha/beta hydrolase family protein gives MPLSLIAALALGAAPAPARPQPYTIQDQVTLRRLSNPRVSPDGKQLAYVLRTTDMEANRGRTDLWLAHLDAEGAPRQLTSHPDADSEPIWAPDGKSLFFLSSRGGSSQVWRLPVDGGEPLQVTKLPLDVGAFRLSRDGSQLAVALEVFPDCPNLECSPQREVERSKKKATGRSYDKLFVRHWDTWKEGKRSHLFVVPVAGGTPVDVMKGMDADSPSKPFGGADEFTFTPDGKSVVFTARDVGRAESWSTDLDLFLAPVDGKAKPRKLTEKNRATDTSPVFSPDGKTLAYLAMSRPGYEADRYRVILRAWPGGQERVLAEEWDRSASALAWSADGKTLYAVANHLGLQPVFALDVASGKVSQLTKDGTDDSPQPAAGGRVVYVHDDLDSPADLHVMNADGTGSRQLTQVNQEHLARIRFGAFEQFEFPGWNNETVRAWVVKPVDFDAKRQYPLAFLIHGGPQGSFGNHFHYRWNPQSYAARGYVAVMVDFHGSTGYGQAFTDAIRDDWGGKPLEDLQKGLAAARERYPFIHKTRGCALGASYGGYMINWIAGNWPDGFQCLVNHDGILDERMGYFDTEELWFPEWEHKGTPWENPEGYGKHSPINHVAKWKTPMMVIHGGQDFRVVETQGMGTFTALQRKGIPSKLLYFPDENHWVMKPANSVQWHDEVLAWLDQWTRK, from the coding sequence TTGCCGCTGTCGCTCATCGCGGCCCTGGCCCTTGGCGCTGCACCCGCGCCGGCCCGGCCCCAGCCGTACACCATCCAGGACCAGGTCACCCTACGCCGGCTGAGCAACCCGCGCGTCTCCCCGGATGGAAAGCAGCTCGCCTACGTCCTGCGCACCACCGACATGGAGGCCAACCGCGGGCGCACGGACTTGTGGCTCGCCCACCTCGACGCCGAGGGCGCCCCACGCCAGCTCACCTCGCACCCGGACGCGGACTCCGAGCCCATCTGGGCCCCCGACGGGAAGAGCCTCTTCTTCCTCTCCTCGCGCGGCGGCTCCTCGCAGGTGTGGCGCCTGCCCGTGGACGGCGGCGAGCCGCTTCAAGTAACGAAGCTCCCCCTCGACGTGGGCGCCTTCCGCCTGTCCCGCGACGGCAGCCAGCTGGCCGTCGCCCTGGAGGTGTTCCCCGACTGCCCCAACCTGGAGTGCTCCCCCCAGCGTGAGGTCGAGCGCTCCAAGAAGAAGGCCACCGGCCGCAGCTACGACAAGCTCTTCGTCCGGCACTGGGACACGTGGAAGGAGGGCAAGCGCTCGCACCTGTTCGTCGTCCCCGTGGCCGGCGGCACGCCCGTGGACGTGATGAAGGGCATGGACGCGGACAGCCCCTCCAAGCCCTTCGGCGGCGCGGACGAGTTCACCTTCACCCCGGACGGCAAGAGCGTGGTCTTCACCGCTCGCGACGTGGGCCGCGCCGAGTCCTGGTCCACGGACCTGGACCTCTTCCTCGCCCCCGTGGACGGCAAGGCGAAGCCGCGCAAGCTCACCGAGAAGAACCGCGCCACCGACACCAGCCCCGTCTTCAGCCCGGACGGCAAGACGCTGGCGTACCTCGCCATGTCGCGTCCCGGCTACGAGGCGGACCGCTACCGCGTCATCCTCCGTGCCTGGCCGGGCGGCCAGGAGCGCGTGCTCGCCGAGGAGTGGGACCGCTCCGCCTCCGCCCTCGCGTGGAGCGCGGACGGCAAGACGCTCTACGCGGTGGCCAACCACCTCGGCCTGCAGCCCGTCTTCGCGCTGGACGTGGCCAGCGGCAAGGTGAGCCAGCTCACCAAGGACGGCACCGACGACTCCCCGCAGCCCGCCGCCGGAGGCCGCGTCGTCTACGTGCATGACGACCTGGACTCGCCCGCGGACCTGCATGTCATGAACGCGGACGGCACCGGCTCGCGTCAGCTCACCCAGGTGAACCAGGAGCACCTGGCCCGCATCCGCTTCGGCGCCTTCGAGCAGTTCGAGTTCCCCGGCTGGAACAACGAGACGGTGCGCGCCTGGGTGGTGAAGCCGGTGGACTTCGATGCGAAGCGCCAGTACCCGCTGGCCTTCCTCATCCACGGCGGCCCGCAGGGCTCCTTCGGCAACCACTTCCACTACCGATGGAACCCGCAGTCGTACGCGGCGCGTGGCTACGTGGCCGTCATGGTCGACTTCCACGGCTCCACCGGCTACGGGCAGGCCTTCACCGACGCCATCCGCGATGACTGGGGTGGCAAGCCGCTGGAGGACTTGCAGAAGGGCCTCGCCGCCGCCCGGGAGCGCTACCCCTTCATCCACAAGACGCGCGGGTGCGCGCTGGGCGCCAGCTACGGCGGCTACATGATCAACTGGATTGCCGGCAACTGGCCGGACGGCTTCCAGTGCCTCGTCAACCACGACGGCATCCTCGACGAGCGCATGGGCTACTTCGACACGGAGGAGCTGTGGTTCCCCGAGTGGGAGCACAAGGGCACGCCCTGGGAGAACCCCGAGGGCTACGGCAAGCACAGCCCCATCAACCACGTGGCGAAGTGGAAGACGCCGATGATGGTCATCCACGGCGGCCAGGACTTCCGCGTGGTGGAGACGCAGGGGATGGGCACCTTCACCGCCCTGCAGCGCAAGGGCATCCCCTCGAAGCTGCTCTACTTCCCCGACGAGAATCACTGGGTGATGAAGCCGGCCAACAGCGTGCAGTGGCACGACGAGGTGCTGGCCTGGCTGGACCAGTGGACGCGCAAGTAG
- a CDS encoding TerB family tellurite resistance protein, giving the protein MTTASGDARFQIEVVKLLLQVATSDDRVTREEIEHVVDTARGMSVPLEELAAITRCLKNGEPLPAPNLGVLRANPDAVIQSARTLMASDSHVHGDEIEMLRQLRELLGVTR; this is encoded by the coding sequence ATGACCACCGCGTCGGGCGATGCCCGCTTCCAAATCGAAGTCGTCAAGCTGCTGCTCCAGGTCGCCACCAGCGATGACCGCGTCACGCGCGAGGAAATCGAGCACGTCGTGGACACCGCGCGCGGCATGAGCGTGCCTCTGGAGGAGCTTGCCGCGATTACCCGGTGCCTGAAGAACGGCGAGCCGCTCCCCGCGCCGAACCTGGGCGTGCTGCGCGCCAATCCGGACGCCGTCATCCAGTCGGCCCGGACGCTGATGGCCAGCGACAGCCACGTGCATGGGGACGAAATCGAGATGCTGCGGCAGCTCCGCGAGCTGCTCGGCGTCACGCGCTGA
- the fliB gene encoding flagellin lysine-N-methylase, with amino-acid sequence MTASAPRYMTRFRCLADSCEDTCCAGLVVTVSEARWKRLRETVAGGPDAARVEALIRPDEGSGPGAEAGVIAKREDGHCTFLDERKLCSLHRAHGEAVLPDACATFPRVATRWGERLEVVGSLACPEVARLCLLAEDGVEPVPVSEDVAVRPEVARRLGGDAEDAWTRHAEAVRATAVALLQRRELPFASRLFALGQLALRVDGFYFRGTEAFDGESAALLSDVLRSFTLPETLAELHEGFTSLSLPGGPWAGICATVLRARLGSVRSERFSTLVRTVLTSYGGAEVPDAAWRIHAERRERLHPALAERVEQYFRHHAVNHWLRHPFTDAPTLLDYVFRLTLRAAVLRWTLFGHPAVVALCEGGAGDTGEARARLDAAAVECFQVIAKHVEQAPELHSLAQGLAGKGGAETLGRMLVLLKGL; translated from the coding sequence ATGACGGCCTCTGCGCCCCGCTACATGACGCGCTTCAGGTGCCTCGCGGATTCCTGCGAGGACACCTGCTGCGCGGGGCTCGTGGTCACCGTCAGCGAGGCGCGCTGGAAGCGGCTGCGCGAGACGGTGGCGGGTGGCCCGGACGCGGCGCGGGTGGAGGCGCTCATCCGGCCGGATGAAGGCAGCGGCCCCGGCGCGGAGGCTGGGGTCATCGCGAAGCGCGAGGACGGGCACTGCACGTTCCTCGATGAGCGCAAGCTGTGCTCGCTCCACCGCGCGCACGGAGAGGCCGTCCTGCCGGATGCCTGCGCCACCTTCCCACGTGTGGCCACGCGGTGGGGTGAGCGGCTGGAAGTGGTCGGCTCGCTCGCGTGCCCGGAGGTGGCTCGGCTGTGCCTGCTCGCGGAGGACGGCGTGGAGCCCGTGCCCGTCTCCGAGGACGTGGCCGTGCGCCCGGAAGTCGCGCGGCGGCTCGGAGGCGACGCGGAGGATGCGTGGACGCGGCACGCGGAGGCCGTGCGCGCGACGGCGGTGGCGCTGCTCCAGCGGCGGGAGCTTCCGTTTGCTTCGCGGCTGTTCGCGCTCGGGCAGCTCGCGCTCCGGGTGGACGGGTTCTACTTCCGCGGGACAGAGGCGTTCGACGGGGAGTCCGCGGCCCTGCTCTCCGACGTGCTGCGCTCCTTCACCCTGCCGGAGACGCTGGCGGAGCTGCACGAGGGCTTCACTTCACTGTCGCTGCCCGGAGGGCCGTGGGCCGGCATCTGCGCCACCGTGCTCAGGGCCCGCCTGGGCTCCGTCCGGAGCGAGCGGTTCAGCACGCTGGTGCGTACGGTCCTCACGTCCTACGGCGGCGCGGAGGTACCGGACGCGGCGTGGCGAATCCATGCGGAGCGGCGCGAGCGGCTGCACCCGGCGCTGGCCGAGCGGGTGGAGCAGTACTTCCGTCACCACGCGGTGAACCACTGGCTGCGCCACCCGTTCACCGATGCGCCCACGCTGCTGGACTACGTGTTCCGGCTGACGCTGCGCGCGGCGGTGCTGCGGTGGACGCTCTTCGGGCACCCGGCGGTGGTGGCGCTGTGCGAGGGCGGGGCAGGGGACACCGGGGAGGCGCGGGCCCGGCTCGACGCCGCCGCGGTGGAGTGCTTCCAGGTCATCGCGAAGCACGTGGAGCAGGCGCCGGAGCTGCACTCGCTCGCGCAGGGCCTGGCGGGGAAGGGCGGCGCGGAGACGCTGGGCCGGATGCTGGTGCTGCTCAAGGGACTGTGA
- a CDS encoding TIGR02266 family protein: protein MDQGRRTTDRKAVGLLVKLKHETVGSFAEEFATNLSPGGMFIRSRTPQPVGTPVKFEVQIAGGVRVLRGAALVRWVREVGDPSGPPGMGLQFEELDTASRALVDMMLQRKPDAVASVAPSLPSVAPLVAPSVAPAVAPAVAPRVAPAQVRPAPAPPVAPASAPRAAGGMALDSLFDDLESSEGPEAPVADEPFNFPPPVAEPRTPAPFPAAMAFAPPPPAEDDVDIPLDELIASTPPPPSPPDGDEPLPGFEFEMEAPVTGTPVALGEPLDEPPIEVGFTVELEPSSSGPPPSGAPLEFELDFGDAVEEAPPPPRAAAPPPRAAPPPPPPPTSGGALEFELDLGDAVEEAPVAPPPRAAPPPPPRAAPAPVAPPPAPAAARSGGSFEFDLDLSDAMEEAPLEAPPPPRAAPAAPVTPPPAPPAARASGGSIEFDLDMSEDVDAFEFGSPTPAPAAKAPPPPPRPMAAPVPPPPPPAAAQAPRPAPVAPPPAPPAAPSLPNVRREAPRAPEPVGMPTLLSPAAAKQAPVAPPLDERGLPRLVFLSPPGQVAGTGPVIGIDLGTTNSCVALLSNGRPVVLRSREGYNTIPSVISLNAQNKLLVSHRAKNQLVLRPQQTIYGAKRLVGRPYDSAVVNQVRERFHYEIVPDAAGRAAVLLGENVLSLEEVQAIILRECKEMAEAHLNQKVERAVVTVPAYYSEPQREAVRKSGILAGLKVERILNEPTSAALAYGLNRELNKKVLVYDLGGGTFDATILKIEKNVFEVLGTGGDIFLGGIDFDNLIVDFLLARFQEKEGIAFTGDGIALSRVSDAAERAKMALSERASFEVHIPMLMMDAAGRPRDLRVVFTRPELEKICDPLLSRTVDVVRDVLLDAKLKASEVDDIILVGGMSRMPMVRDKLKELFGKGPQASVNADEAVALGAALYSGSVDKVSSVVLIDVLPMTVGVAMPGGAFKRVIERNSPLPAQRSFAINTTKDNEEFLELSIFQGEDNHISANEYLGTVRIEGLPRGPKGSVRVAVTIKLDSECVLHVEAREYSTRKEVKATLATRYSPEELQKQLQVSKESVKAAEDRRGADLKERAGGFWGFVKKALGRK, encoded by the coding sequence ATGGATCAAGGCAGGCGCACCACGGACCGCAAAGCAGTGGGTCTGCTGGTGAAGCTCAAGCATGAAACCGTGGGGAGCTTCGCTGAAGAGTTCGCCACAAACCTGAGCCCGGGCGGGATGTTCATCCGCTCGCGCACCCCACAGCCCGTGGGGACACCCGTCAAGTTCGAGGTGCAGATCGCCGGGGGCGTGCGCGTGCTGCGCGGCGCCGCCCTGGTGCGCTGGGTCCGCGAAGTCGGAGACCCGTCCGGGCCTCCCGGCATGGGACTCCAGTTCGAGGAGCTCGACACGGCGAGCCGCGCGCTCGTCGACATGATGCTCCAACGCAAGCCGGACGCCGTCGCTTCCGTCGCTCCGTCGCTGCCTTCCGTGGCTCCCTTGGTGGCCCCTTCCGTGGCTCCCGCCGTCGCCCCCGCCGTGGCGCCCAGGGTTGCTCCCGCGCAGGTGCGGCCTGCCCCCGCGCCCCCGGTGGCTCCGGCATCTGCTCCGCGCGCGGCGGGGGGCATGGCGCTCGACTCGCTCTTCGATGACCTGGAGTCCTCGGAGGGGCCCGAGGCGCCTGTCGCGGATGAGCCGTTCAACTTCCCGCCTCCCGTCGCCGAGCCCCGGACGCCCGCGCCCTTCCCGGCCGCCATGGCCTTCGCGCCGCCTCCGCCCGCGGAGGACGACGTGGACATCCCGCTCGACGAGCTCATCGCGAGCACCCCGCCTCCACCCTCGCCCCCGGACGGGGACGAGCCGCTGCCCGGGTTCGAGTTCGAGATGGAGGCCCCTGTCACCGGCACGCCCGTGGCCCTGGGCGAGCCGCTCGACGAGCCGCCCATCGAGGTCGGCTTCACGGTGGAGCTCGAGCCGTCCTCCTCGGGCCCTCCGCCCTCGGGCGCGCCCCTGGAGTTCGAGCTGGACTTCGGCGATGCCGTGGAAGAGGCGCCGCCGCCGCCCCGCGCTGCGGCCCCGCCGCCCCGCGCCGCTCCGCCTCCGCCGCCTCCCCCCACCTCGGGTGGAGCCCTGGAGTTCGAGCTGGACCTGGGCGACGCCGTGGAAGAGGCACCCGTGGCGCCGCCGCCTCGCGCCGCCCCGCCTCCGCCTCCTCGCGCTGCACCGGCTCCCGTGGCTCCGCCTCCGGCGCCCGCCGCGGCCCGCTCGGGCGGTAGCTTCGAGTTCGACCTGGACCTGTCCGACGCCATGGAGGAGGCGCCCCTCGAGGCCCCCCCTCCGCCTCGCGCAGCGCCCGCTGCGCCGGTGACGCCACCTCCGGCGCCCCCCGCGGCCCGCGCTTCGGGTGGCAGCATCGAGTTCGACCTGGACATGTCGGAGGATGTCGACGCGTTCGAGTTCGGGAGCCCGACGCCCGCGCCCGCCGCCAAGGCGCCGCCTCCTCCGCCCAGGCCCATGGCCGCTCCGGTGCCGCCTCCGCCTCCTCCGGCGGCGGCCCAGGCGCCCCGGCCCGCGCCTGTCGCGCCGCCTCCCGCGCCTCCGGCCGCGCCGTCCCTGCCCAACGTCCGCCGTGAGGCGCCTCGCGCGCCCGAGCCCGTGGGCATGCCCACGCTGCTCAGCCCGGCCGCGGCGAAGCAGGCGCCCGTCGCGCCCCCGCTGGACGAGCGCGGCCTGCCCCGACTCGTCTTCCTGTCGCCGCCGGGGCAGGTCGCCGGCACGGGGCCGGTCATCGGCATCGACCTGGGCACCACCAACTCGTGCGTGGCGCTGCTCAGCAACGGACGGCCCGTCGTGCTGCGCTCGCGCGAGGGCTACAACACCATCCCCTCCGTCATCTCGCTCAACGCGCAGAACAAGCTGCTCGTCAGCCACCGGGCGAAGAACCAGCTCGTGCTGCGCCCGCAGCAGACCATCTACGGCGCGAAGCGACTGGTGGGCCGTCCCTACGACAGCGCCGTGGTGAACCAGGTCCGCGAGCGCTTCCACTACGAAATCGTCCCCGATGCCGCGGGCCGCGCGGCCGTGTTGCTCGGCGAAAACGTCCTGTCGCTCGAGGAGGTGCAGGCCATCATCCTCCGCGAGTGCAAGGAGATGGCGGAGGCCCACCTCAACCAGAAGGTGGAGCGCGCGGTGGTGACGGTGCCCGCGTACTACTCCGAGCCGCAGCGTGAGGCCGTCCGCAAGTCCGGCATCCTCGCGGGACTCAAGGTGGAGCGCATCCTCAACGAGCCCACCTCCGCGGCGCTCGCCTACGGCCTCAACCGCGAGCTGAACAAGAAGGTCCTCGTCTACGATTTGGGCGGCGGTACCTTCGACGCCACCATCCTCAAAATCGAGAAGAACGTCTTCGAGGTGCTCGGCACCGGCGGCGACATCTTCCTGGGCGGTATCGACTTCGACAACCTCATCGTCGACTTCCTCCTCGCGCGCTTCCAGGAGAAGGAGGGCATCGCCTTCACCGGCGACGGCATCGCCCTGTCGCGCGTGAGCGACGCGGCCGAGCGCGCGAAGATGGCGCTCTCCGAGCGCGCCAGCTTCGAGGTCCACATCCCCATGCTGATGATGGACGCGGCGGGGCGGCCCCGGGACCTGCGCGTCGTCTTCACGCGGCCGGAGCTGGAGAAGATCTGCGACCCGCTGCTCAGCCGCACCGTGGACGTGGTGCGCGACGTGCTGCTGGACGCGAAGCTCAAGGCCTCCGAGGTGGACGACATCATCCTCGTGGGCGGCATGAGCCGCATGCCCATGGTGCGCGACAAGCTGAAGGAGCTGTTCGGCAAGGGGCCGCAGGCCAGCGTCAACGCGGACGAGGCGGTGGCCCTGGGCGCGGCGCTGTACTCGGGCTCGGTGGACAAGGTGAGCAGCGTGGTGCTCATCGACGTGCTGCCGATGACGGTGGGCGTGGCCATGCCCGGCGGCGCCTTCAAGCGCGTCATCGAGCGCAACAGCCCGCTGCCTGCCCAGCGCTCCTTCGCCATCAACACGACGAAGGACAACGAGGAGTTCCTCGAGCTGTCCATCTTCCAGGGCGAGGACAACCACATCTCCGCCAACGAGTACCTGGGCACGGTGCGAATCGAGGGCCTGCCCCGGGGACCCAAGGGCTCCGTCCGCGTCGCCGTCACCATCAAGCTCGACTCCGAGTGCGTGCTGCACGTGGAGGCGCGCGAGTACTCCACGCGCAAGGAAGTGAAGGCCACGCTGGCCACGCGCTACTCGCCCGAGGAGCTGCAGAAGCAGCTCCAGGTGAGCAAGGAGTCGGTCAAGGCGGCGGAGGACCGGCGCGGCGCCGACCTCAAGGAGCGCGCCGGCGGCTTCTGGGGCTTCGTCAAGAAGGCGCTGGGCCGCAAGTAG
- the mltG gene encoding endolytic transglycosylase MltG — protein sequence MKRFILFVCVVVVLLAVGGTGAFLWAEGQVQSTMAPPGAAPVEFTVPKGTSGRGLGSLLASQGLIRDARIWRWHLFRRGAFAPKAGRHEVSPSMTVAELATAMEGNPIPEDVPFVVVEGWRLRDTDAALVAAGFITPGAYIAAASNPGKFTAPFPLPTAGTLEGYLYPETYGILPGKLDVQALIQRQLDAFAARFYAPNREAIAKSGRTLHEVVVMASMLEREEPVPAQRPLVAGILWKRVDKGFPLGVDATSRYELAQWNDRVAFLKRLRDTQDPYNTRHRKGLPPSPIGAPTVASLQAAMEPKPSEYWYYLHDAQKILRPSRNAEEHEALRKKYNVY from the coding sequence ATGAAGCGTTTCATTCTCTTCGTGTGCGTGGTCGTCGTACTGCTGGCCGTGGGCGGCACCGGTGCCTTTCTCTGGGCCGAGGGTCAGGTGCAGAGCACCATGGCGCCTCCCGGAGCGGCCCCGGTGGAGTTCACCGTCCCCAAGGGCACGTCCGGGCGCGGCCTGGGCTCGCTGCTCGCCTCCCAGGGGCTCATCCGCGATGCGCGCATCTGGCGCTGGCACCTGTTCCGCCGTGGCGCCTTCGCCCCCAAGGCCGGGCGCCATGAGGTCAGCCCCTCCATGACGGTGGCGGAGCTGGCCACCGCGATGGAGGGCAACCCCATCCCCGAGGACGTCCCCTTCGTCGTGGTGGAGGGCTGGCGCCTGCGCGACACCGACGCGGCGCTCGTGGCCGCGGGCTTCATCACTCCCGGCGCGTACATCGCCGCGGCCAGCAACCCCGGCAAGTTCACCGCCCCCTTCCCCCTGCCCACCGCGGGCACGCTGGAGGGCTACCTCTACCCGGAGACCTACGGCATCCTGCCGGGGAAGCTGGACGTGCAGGCGCTCATCCAGCGCCAACTGGACGCTTTCGCCGCGCGCTTCTACGCGCCCAACCGAGAGGCCATCGCCAAGAGCGGCCGCACGCTGCACGAGGTGGTGGTGATGGCCTCCATGCTGGAGCGCGAGGAGCCCGTCCCCGCGCAGCGCCCTCTGGTGGCCGGCATCCTCTGGAAGCGCGTGGACAAGGGCTTCCCGCTCGGCGTGGACGCGACGTCCCGCTACGAGCTGGCGCAGTGGAACGACCGCGTCGCCTTCCTCAAGCGCCTGCGGGACACGCAGGACCCGTACAACACCCGGCACCGTAAGGGCCTGCCGCCGAGCCCCATCGGCGCGCCCACCGTCGCCTCGCTCCAGGCGGCCATGGAGCCGAAGCCGAGCGAGTACTGGTACTACCTGCACGACGCCCAGAAGATACTGCGCCCCTCGCGCAACGCGGAGGAGCACGAGGCGCTCCGCAAGAAGTACAACGTGTACTGA
- a CDS encoding enoyl-CoA hydratase/isomerase family protein — MSAPAADVLLEVEGAVATLTLNDTARRNVMTPELGDALRARVEALRERRDVRAVVLTGAGGAFSAGGDLKMLERLRKASFEEARTFMLDFYARYLSVLELPMPTVAAVDGPAIGAGLCVALACDFCVVGEDAKLALNFVQLGLHPGMGATYFVPWRAGAQAAAELLLTGRRFDGKEAVRLGLALEAAPAGGVLARARALATQIAGNAPLATHALKQRLAPDRAALRTALEEEARFQAESYGSADLGEGLAAASERRAPVFQGR, encoded by the coding sequence ATGTCCGCTCCTGCCGCTGACGTCCTGCTGGAGGTGGAGGGTGCCGTCGCCACCCTCACCCTGAATGACACCGCCCGCCGCAACGTGATGACTCCCGAGCTGGGGGACGCGCTGCGGGCCCGCGTGGAAGCCCTTCGCGAGCGCCGCGACGTGCGGGCGGTGGTCCTCACCGGCGCCGGTGGAGCGTTCTCCGCTGGCGGCGACTTGAAGATGCTGGAGCGGCTGCGCAAGGCCTCCTTCGAGGAGGCGCGCACGTTCATGCTCGACTTCTACGCGCGCTACCTGAGCGTGCTGGAGCTGCCCATGCCCACCGTGGCGGCGGTGGACGGGCCGGCCATCGGCGCGGGCCTGTGCGTGGCGCTCGCGTGTGATTTCTGTGTCGTGGGCGAGGACGCGAAGCTCGCGCTCAACTTCGTCCAGCTGGGCCTGCACCCCGGCATGGGCGCGACGTACTTCGTGCCCTGGCGGGCCGGTGCGCAGGCCGCGGCGGAGCTGCTCCTCACCGGACGGCGCTTTGACGGGAAGGAGGCGGTGCGGCTCGGGCTGGCGCTGGAGGCGGCGCCAGCGGGCGGGGTGCTCGCGCGGGCCCGGGCACTGGCCACGCAGATTGCCGGCAACGCCCCGCTGGCCACGCACGCACTGAAGCAGCGGCTGGCTCCGGACCGGGCCGCGCTGCGGACGGCGCTGGAGGAGGAGGCGCGCTTCCAGGCGGAGAGCTACGGGAGCGCGGACCTGGGCGAGGGACTCGCCGCCGCCTCGGAGCGCAGGGCCCCCGTCTTCCAGGGGCGCTGA
- a CDS encoding ATP-binding protein: MPRWFNTAGPCRPDRNYMLPALRRLPELRSLIDQEGYFVVHAPRQVGKTTALRSLAWELTAEGQHVAVLVSMEMGNPFPQDVGTAELAVLEEWRKDALHQLPPELQPPPFPDAPPGSRISSALTAWAEAAPRPLVVFLDEVDALRDVTLLSVLRQLRSGYPRRPTYFPSSMALIGLRDVRDYKVAAEDREHLGTASPFNIKVRSLTLRSFTAGEVVELYAQHTAETGQRFEPEALALAFESTQGQPWLVNALAKVAVEELVPDRAQPIRREDVERARAVLIARRETHLDSLTDKLREPRVRAILEPVLAGTFAGGGDSYQDDLQYTRDLGLCAPNDPVRVANPIYQELIARVLAGNAEPKVVVVPRSFILPDGRLDFARILREFADFWREHGEVLAAGMTYHEVAPQLVLMAFLQRVVNGGGQVDREYGVGRGRIDLLVRWPYEENGQRRLQRHALELKVWREGEKDPLEKGLTQLDEYLERLGLDEGVLVVFDRRPEAGGTESRTRFEQAQAPSGRKVTVLRA, from the coding sequence ATGCCCCGCTGGTTCAACACCGCTGGCCCGTGCCGCCCGGACCGCAACTACATGCTGCCGGCACTCCGGCGCCTGCCCGAACTGCGCTCCCTCATTGACCAGGAGGGCTACTTCGTCGTCCATGCCCCCCGTCAGGTGGGCAAGACAACTGCACTGCGCTCGCTCGCATGGGAACTGACGGCCGAAGGCCAACACGTCGCGGTGCTTGTGTCCATGGAGATGGGCAACCCCTTTCCCCAGGACGTCGGGACCGCTGAGCTCGCGGTGCTCGAGGAGTGGCGGAAGGATGCACTCCATCAACTGCCTCCTGAGCTTCAGCCTCCACCCTTCCCCGACGCCCCCCCTGGCAGTCGTATCAGCTCGGCCCTCACCGCCTGGGCCGAGGCAGCACCCAGGCCCCTGGTTGTCTTCCTTGATGAAGTCGACGCGCTGCGAGACGTGACGCTGCTCAGCGTGCTGCGCCAGCTTCGCAGTGGCTACCCCAGGCGCCCCACGTACTTCCCCTCCTCGATGGCCCTCATCGGCCTGAGGGACGTGCGCGACTACAAGGTCGCCGCTGAAGATCGCGAGCACCTGGGCACCGCGAGCCCTTTCAACATCAAGGTGCGCTCGCTCACCCTCCGCAGCTTCACCGCAGGGGAGGTTGTCGAGCTCTACGCCCAGCACACCGCCGAGACCGGTCAACGCTTCGAGCCTGAGGCCCTGGCGCTGGCCTTCGAGTCCACCCAAGGGCAGCCGTGGCTCGTCAACGCCCTGGCCAAGGTGGCCGTGGAAGAGCTGGTCCCCGACCGTGCCCAGCCCATCCGCCGTGAAGATGTGGAGCGGGCCAGAGCGGTGTTGATTGCGCGCCGCGAGACGCACCTGGACAGCCTCACCGACAAGCTGCGTGAGCCTCGGGTCCGCGCCATCCTGGAGCCTGTGCTGGCGGGCACCTTTGCGGGAGGCGGGGACAGCTATCAGGACGACCTCCAGTACACCCGGGACCTGGGTCTGTGCGCTCCGAATGACCCGGTGCGGGTAGCCAACCCCATCTACCAGGAGCTGATCGCCCGGGTGCTGGCTGGCAACGCCGAGCCCAAGGTGGTGGTCGTTCCCAGGAGCTTCATCCTGCCGGATGGCCGGCTGGACTTCGCGCGGATTCTCCGGGAGTTCGCCGACTTCTGGCGCGAGCACGGCGAGGTGCTGGCCGCCGGGATGACCTACCATGAGGTGGCCCCTCAGCTCGTGCTCATGGCCTTCCTCCAGCGGGTGGTGAATGGCGGCGGCCAGGTGGACCGGGAGTACGGCGTGGGGCGCGGGCGTATCGACCTGCTGGTGCGCTGGCCCTACGAGGAGAACGGCCAGCGTCGCCTGCAACGTCATGCCCTGGAGCTGAAGGTGTGGCGCGAGGGGGAGAAGGACCCACTGGAGAAGGGCCTCACCCAGCTCGATGAGTACCTGGAGCGACTGGGGCTCGATGAGGGCGTGCTCGTGGTCTTCGACCGCCGGCCGGAGGCTGGAGGTACGGAGTCGAGGACCCGCTTCGAGCAGGCGCAGGCGCCCTCCGGGCGCAAGGTGACCGTGCTGCGAGCCTGA